From the Kogia breviceps isolate mKogBre1 chromosome 3, mKogBre1 haplotype 1, whole genome shotgun sequence genome, one window contains:
- the NET1 gene encoding neuroepithelial cell-transforming gene 1 protein isoform X2, with the protein MVAHDEVGGLLPIKRTIRVLDVNNQSFREQEEPSNKRVRPLARVTSLANLISPVRNGAVRRFGQTIQSFTLRGDNRSPASAQKLSSRSTVPAPTKRRSSALWSEMLDVSMKQSLTSREIKRQEAIYEMSRGEQDLIEDLKLARKAYHDPMLKLSIMSEEELTQIFGDLDAYIPLHEDLLARIGEATKPGGTVEQIGHILVNWLPGLNAYKGYCSNQLAAKALLDQKKQDPRVQDFLQRCLESPFSRKLDLWSFLDIPRSRLVKYPLLLKEILRHTPKDHSDVQLLEEAILIIQGVLSDINLKKGESECQYYIDKLEYLDEKQKDPRIEASKVLLCHGELKNKSGHKLYIFLFQDILVLTRPVTRNERHSYQVYRQPIPIQELVLEDLQDGDVRMGGSFRGAFSNSDKAKNIFRVRFQDPSPGQSHTLQANDVFHKQQWFNCIRAAMAPSRQATSPSELQGLPEPHEEYGENCPPASNARAQRRASTASSMTQVEVNGDASESGALVHTADDTKGTKAPRAQAGVRKARDKAQVGGKRKETLV; encoded by the exons ATGGTGGCGCACGATGAGGTCGGAGGTCTCCTACCTATTAAAAGGACTATACGAGTCCTCGATGTGAACAACCAGTCCTTCAGAGAGCAGGAG gAGCCAAGCAATAAAAGAGTTCGACCTCTAGCTCGGGTCACATCCTTGGCAAATTTAATCTCTCCTGTAAGAAATGGAGCCGTCAGACGATTTGGTCAAACCATACAG tcatTTACCCTTCGTGGTGACAACAGATCCCCCGCTTCTGCCCAGAAGTTATCCAGCAGATCGACAGTCCCGGCGCCCACCAAAAGGAGAAGCAGTGCCCTGTGGTCAGAGATGTTAGACGTCAGCATGAAGCAGTCTTTAACCTCCAGAGAGATCAAACGTCAGGAG gcaataTATGAAATGTCCCGAGGTGAACAGGATTTAATTGAGGATCTCAAGCTTGCAAGAAAG GCCTACCATGACCCCATGTTAAAGTTGTCTATTATGTCAGAAGAGGAACTCACACAGATATTTGGTGATTTGGACGCTTATATACCCCTGCATGAAG ATTTGTTGGCAAGGATAGGAGAAGCAACCAAGCCTGGTGGAACAGTAGAGCAGATTGGTCACATTCTTGTGAACTGG TTGCCAGGCTTGAATGCCTACAAAGGCTACTGCAGTAACCAGTTGGCAGCCAAAGCTCTTCTTGATCAAAAGAAACAGGATCCAAGAGTCCAAGACTTCCTCCAGCGATGTCTTGAGTCTCCCTTCAGTCGAAAACTAGATCTTTGGAGCTTCCTAGATATTCCTCGAAGCCGCCTCGTTAAATACCCTTTACTATTGAAAGAAATTCTTAGACACACTCCAAAAGACCACTCTGATGTTCAGCTTCTGGAGGAAGCT atattgATAATACAAGGAGTTCTCTCTGATATCAACTTGAAGAAAGGTGAATCGGAATGCCAGTATTACATTGACAAGCTGGAGTATCTGGATGAAAAGCAGAAGGATCCTAGAATTGAAGCAAGCAAAGTATTGCTTTGCCATGGGgaactgaaaaacaaaagtgGACAT AAACTCTACATTTTCCTGTTTCAAGACATCTTGGTTTTGACTCGGCCTGTTACACGAAACGAGCGTCACTCCTACCAGGTTTACCGGCAGCCAATCCCAATCCAGGAGCTGGTCTTGGAAGACCTGCAGGATGGAGATGTGAGGATGGGAGGGTCCTTTCGAGGGGCTTTCAGCAATTCAGATAAAG ctaaaAATATCTTTCGAGTTCGCTTCCAAGACCCCTCTCCAGGCCAGTCCCACACTCTACAAGCCAATGATGTGTTCCACAAGCAGCAGTGGTTCAATTGTATCCGAGCTGCCATGGCCCCTTCCCGGCAGGCCACCAGCCCCTCCGAGCTCCAGGGCTTGCCGGAGCCCCACGAGGAGTACGGAGAGAACTGCCCCCCTGCCAGCAATGCCAGGGCCCAGAGACGGGCATCCACGGCATCCAGCATGACTCAGGTGGAAGTTAATGGAGATGCTTCCGAAAGTGGCGCGCTGGTGCACACAGCAGACGACACTAAGGGCACGAAAGCGCCCCGAGCGCAGGCTGGCGTCCGAAAAGCCAGGGACAAAGCCCAGGTCGGTGGCAAGCGGAAAGAGACACTGGTGTAA